The DNA sequence caactccttatttggcttgggcgtggaatctggcttgcttgcgtatgtctgaccctatcggcattgtccacgtggcactacggggttggttgcccagtggctataaagggcgtgggctggctttccccagagtcagaagatggctttccccagggtcagaagattgtctcaaggttcctgaataaactgcttggagaagagcctggtgttgcgtcttccttgctggtcaagGCGGACGCGACACTGGGACACTTCACGTGCAGATGACTTGACATTGGTTGCATGTCCTCTCCCTCACAACAGAAATCATACACTTGCCACTTGAGCAACCAGCTGTAACCTCCAATACCACGTGGGAAAGGCGGCCACATTGGGATTGCGCTCATGACCGCTTCACCTTCAAACAGATCAGTCTTAGCTACATGCCTTACCGCCCCTCATCAGGGCCATGCAACTGCTCCGCTTTACCCCGTCTTtgcttttttgtctgtttgtgctCAGGCTTTAACTGTGCTGTGGGACATTTCCTAGGGATATCCAGAGAGGGCACCAAAGACACAACCAAGAGATGGTTCTACCCAAGTTTGTCTTGacaaaccaatgagtttattggagttacttacgGGGTGAGGTGTGCACAGACCCTCAGGCAGGTGCATCATTGAGAAGCCCATTCCAAGATGGGTGGTGACTCATGAAAGATGCATTCCTGCAGTTTCCTGCAAAACTTGAGGAGAGCTTCACTAAAGCATCTCCTGGAATGTTTACTGCACATGTGACCTTGGAGACAGGCTTTGTGAGTCTCACAATTTTCTTAGCTTCCAGAGCCTTGTAATCTTTATGACCTCTCTGTTTATGTTACACCAGCTAATGCTACTGTTAATGGATGTTTTCTAGGAATACAGTTGACCTATTTATCTGGTAACCTTACTgaactcatttttattatttttcatttttttattttttgagacagagtttctctgtgtagctatggctgtcctggaactcgctctgtagacaggctggcctcgaactcatagagacccacctgcttctgcctcctgagtgctgggattaaatgcatgtccCACCATTGCCAGGTGTGAACTCATTTCTTAATTCTCATAGTTGTTTTCAATAGATGCCCTGAGATTATCTACATAGCCAATCACACACCTTAAGACAAGAgacttttctttgtatttaattGGTGGGCTCCGACTTTTCCTCCTCATCATACTGACTAGTAATCCCCCTAGTAGGGCACTAAGAGTTTTGAGAACAGGTATTTCTTCTTggcttttaactttttcttttttctttttattatttgtgtgtgtatgagctttttgcctgcatgtatgtctatgcaccatgtgtgtgcagtgcccaaggaggccagaagggggcgtcagATACCCTAGAATTCAAGTTACATATAGttgtgtcctttggaagagcagccagtgctcttaacctctgagccatctctggagaGACACCCTTTGTCTTCTTTTTGATTCTTGTGGCAATGCGGTATTTCACCACTAAACATAATGTTAGCTGTGGTTTTTGtctgttcttgttgtttgtttttaaatcacattGAGGAAGCTGCCTTCTCCACCTAGTTTCTAAGAGTTCTTAGCctgagttatttttcttttcttttttcatttatttgcctgagttatttatatacttatttctGCTAAACAGAGTCTGTCACTCACAAGTGGCACACGCACTATACACTGGCAGACATGGCGCTTTACCCAAATGCCATCACCCATCTGTAATTTATGTTGAAAAAAACTAGAAGGGAACGACCTTGGAGTAACTTGAGGAGATGAAGTTTGAGTTTCTTGAGATGTAAGTCATTTGGTGATAAACACATTATCTCCATAAATATTAGACAGTAGGAAAGATATTTCCCCATATCTATCACTTATACTGCTTTTgtattaattatttgtgtgtgtgtgtgtgtgtgtgcgcgcgcgcgcacgcgccgtggtacatgtgtggaggtcagaggacaacttgtaagagttggctctttcctattcttttaaaaggatttatttatttttttttcatggggTGGGGGAGCACAGGCTCTCccagagctgcagttacaggtaaTAACTGGTTGAGCTCAGGCcctttgaaagaacagcaagagctcttaaccactgagctgcccctccagtcccttctctctccttttgctGTAACGGATGGAACCCACGTCGCCAGGTTTGGCACAagcgcctttatccactgagtcatcttcctggCCCTATCTATGTCACTCATGTCTTTCATAGTGTGCAGTGACAGTTACTGTTGTCTACATTGTTCCTTCCGTGGTTTCTTTGGCCTTGGAAATCATGCTTACATATTTTTATGGCTCTGATCTGAAATGTTCCCCAAGGGCTCATCTGTTGAAAGCTTAGTCTTCCACACCACAGTTTTAGAGGAGTAATTAGCTAGTGAGGACTCTGACATCATTAGTCCAGCATGTGCTGCTGAGTTGATGGACTTTGGGGAAGTGAGGGAAACTTTGGAGATGGGTGCCAGCCAGTTGAAGGGCGCTAGTCCTGACTGAGCATGCGCCAAGGACTGCATACCGCCCCAGGCTTCCTCCTCACAAACTCATCTGGTTACTACAAGGTTGGCAGCTTTGCTCTGTCACGTGCTCCCTGCCCTGGTGTTCTGCCTGGTCCTGTTCCAGGAGCAAGGATCCACATGACTATGGACTGAAATCTtttgtgagtcaaaataaacattttcccctCTAAGTGACATTCCTTGGGGATTTTGCCACAGCAAGGAAAACTAGTATGTTAATACGGGTATCTTCTATGCTTAACTACATCTGAGAGCCAGTGACTGAATGTTTTCTAGATTGGAAAgacatttaaaactggaaaggTCAACTTACCTGTGAGTTTGCACCCGAATCCTTCCTCGTTAGAACTCTAAACAAGGACTCCGAAAGAAAAATGAAGGTGTATTAAGGGCTTACCAGTTTTAGAGTCAGCCAGTAGAGCAGTTAAGCTTCCGTGAAAGACCGCTGACCCAACACATCATGCCATGTATGTGGCTCAAGCGATTTTTAGCCCAATTACTTTAACTACTAAGACTCGCTTGGAAGCCTAGGGCTAAAATGGGCAAAGGTTAGATCATTGTCTTGGTTAAATAATAAGAACGTTGGACAACACTGACTGAAAGAATGTCCCCAGAGACACACCACATCCATGTCCACCCACCAGAGTCTCTCTAGTAGTCAATATACAAGTTTAAACGACATTTGAAGATAGGAAGCTTGCTATAAAGAGTCTGAGACCGTCTGCCCTTGGGCTAGAAACCTTGCACAATGGAATTTGGAAAAGCTGAACGGCGTGAGAGGAGTTTGTCAACACCATGGAGAAGAAACTGCTAAAGGTCAGATTGAAATCTGCTCCTGTCCCAGGAGGCTGAACGCGGTGCCGACCCTATGACTtacgtatttaaaaaaaaaaaatctacaaaatttAGACTCCCCAACTCTAAACTCATccaacaaatatataaatgagtTAAATATATAGTCATCAAAAAGAAATCCAAATGaccaataaaattctgaaaaatgtTCAGTCTTTTTATCTGCCAGGAAAAcgaaaaatcaaaactacattccaggagctggagagacggtcCATCCACTACCTGCATTTCTcgtgcagaggaccctggtttgattcccaactTCCTTAGCGTCTCACAACAGTAATTCTGGTTCTATTGGGCCTGGCTCCCTCTTCAGGTTCCCACCAGCTCCTGCACCTAAGAGGTGTATATAAACTTAACGGCAAGCACAACGCACATTCACCActcacatataaaaaataaattattttaaaaatgattaaaaggtCTCCAGATCCCATCTCACTCGTGTCAGGGTAGCTATCATTAAGCAGTCGCACAGCAGTGGGGGTGGGGCCGCGGGAGCCGGGGACAGCTGTGAGCGTGGGCCTTGGGAGGAGGTGGCGCCCGGCTCTCGCGACGATGGCCGGGCTGCAGGCGCTGGTGCAGCGGGTGCTGCGCGCGCTGGTGTGGCGGGCACTACAAGCCCTGCTCTGGCCGCACCACGAGCTCATCTCGGCGCTGTGCGCACGCCCAGGCACCTGGAGCTGGATCCCGTGGCTCCCCAAGCCTCTGACGAACTGTGGGCACTCTCGTCGCAGTTCGCACCGGCACTCGCACTCGTACTCGCCGGGGGACCCGGCGCTGGCCGTAATGCACCCCGGGCTGCGCTGGCGCGCGGACTGCGGGACCCTGCACAAGCTGCCCGTGCACCTGGGTCTGCTGATCACGGAGTTGGAGCACAGCTTCTCGGACGTGGCGAGCATCGTGGTGTGGTGCGTGGCCGTGGGGATCTCCTACGTTAGCGTCTACGACCACCAAGGTATTTTCAAGAGAAATAATTCCAGACTGATGGAGGAAATTTTAAAACGACAACAGGAACTTTGGGGCTTAGATTATTCCAGATACTCAGCAGAGTTGGCAGAGAGTAGCGGCAAAGACGGTCTAGTTTTAATCTGCCGGTCGGCCGTGCAGGTGCTGTCCCCAGAAGACGGGAAAGCAGACGTTGTGAGAGCCGCCCAGGACTTCTGCCAGTTGGTGGCGCGGCAGCAACGGAGAGCCACGGATCTGAACGTGGATGTGTTTGACCGCTTGCTTCGTTCCCACGGCTTCCCTGATCCGGATTTAGTACTGAAGTTTGGTTCTGTGGACAGCACATTAGGCTTTCTCCCCTGGCAAATCAGACTGGCTGAGATCGTGTCCTTGCCTTCTCACCTGAACCTTCCTTACGAGGACTTCTTCTCCGCCCTTTGTCAGTATGCGACGAGTGAACCGCGTCTGGGAAAGTAGTGGTCCCTGTTTGCGTCCCTTTTGGAACTAAGGACCCGAGGGACTCTGATGTTTACAAAGTACCTATAAATACCCTGTGCACACCTAGTTCATATTCCTCATAATTTATCAGCAGACACAAAGAATGTCTtactcgagtgtgtgtgtgtgtgtgtgtgtgtgtgtgtgtgtgtgtgtgtgtgtgtttgggaataAACCAGGGAGGCAGCCGGGAATGGAATAGCAGAGGATGTGAGCCTTCAGATTTAAAGGTCTCAGCCGGTACAACTTTCCTGATTTTGTGAAGTATAGGGAGTGATTAAAGCTGGTCATTTGGAGTGGGGTGAGGGtaatttttattcagtttatcCTAGTGaccaaactttaatttttaagaatggTATATTGACTTACTAAACAGGAGTATTCTCATTTTGAGGGCGATTCAGAGGAGCGGAATCCTGTACTCACATGTTGAAAGCTTGCTTGCATTCAGAACATCTCTCCTCAGATTTCTGGCCATTTCTGTTGCGTTATTCTGGTAAGCAATGTGACTTTGGAGTACTGATTCAGTGCCTGTGTTCTGGGTTGTGAagatcatttgaaaaataaatcgcTCAGTATTGAAGTGCTGAAGATCACAATTTTAAATGTTGAATTATGcagttaaaaactaaataaataatcgTCTTAAAGGTGGAAAATTTCCTAAAAAGACAGTTTTGATGCCTTTGCTGGTGTGAAGAGTAGCGTACCACATGGTACCCAGAAACATTTCCAttagctttttatttaaaatgaacatttgaGAGAAGCTACCAAGGCAGATCGTCCCTCCAAGGTAGCCCGTTCCTCCTCCGAGTAGTCCCTGggtttctccccctccccagtaAAACTCAGTAACAACTTTGCATAGAGGACTGAGCAGGACAGAGGTCTGTCTGTGTCACTAAAGTCTGTGAAATTAACTTAACTTAATCATTTGTGTTCTCTTGTGTCAGAGAACAGCACTGGCCCTATTATTTTAAGAATCAGTCAGTTCTTAACAGGGATTTAGTGTTTTTCCCACACTGCTCACGTTTTGATGGAAACCATTCTTTATATGTAATGGGCAGTTTTCAGAAAGCTCTTACCAGCACGAGTCATGTACATTTAGTGTGGAGCCATTTAAATATCAGGCCCCAGAAATCTGAAAAACAGCAAAGACAACTGGGTTTGGAAAGTAGGATCTAGAATAGCATCTCAGACTCTGAGGGGAAGAATGTGTTTTCACTTGGGATTACAAACCCCATTTATGATGTAAAAAAATACTTATAGtagaaattattaaaatgaagTTTGGTCCAGTGATAATACTTTAcacttaaggtttttttttttttgtacaaattcttttttaaaaagtcttaattATTGTGTGAGGCCACAACATATGTAAACATTATTAGAAAATCCCCCTTTTCTGGCATCCTGGGCAGCGATCCATGTTCCATTGGTTTTTATTCTCCCTAGGGAGGTTAACTTAAGAAAATTCAGTGCTTTTCATTTAGCATGATATACATGTTCTCAATGGACCTTTTGGAGTTGGTATGGCTTTAGTGAATTAAACTTAGCTTAACTGGAGTAAAGGGATTTAAGATTTGTTAGCCGGacatggtggtgcccacctttaatcccagcacttgggaggcagaggcaggtggatctctgtgagtttgaggccagcctggtctacgttgtgacttccaggatagccagggctacacagggaaaccatgtctcaaacaaacaaaaaacaaaaacaaaagccccaaacaaacaaacaaacaaacaaaattgttaaAATGAAGTTAAATTGCCCATCAGAACAGAACCAAAATCCTAAGTCTGTTGTAGTCTTAGGAAGCATTGCCTCAGCAAGTAACTAGGGTCTGCATTTCAATGTAAGCATTCTAGAACCTTCTCACGTGATTGCTAATGCAATCTGGACAACATGAAGTGCACTATTCTTTCTGTAATTCTTGTCAGGATCATCACAAGCTGTACATCATCCAAACCCCCTGGAGCTTCCTACTCACCGATGGCATCGTGGACTGTGTAAAGAAGTGAGAGGGTTTGAACCCATTCTGAAGCTGGACTGTGGATTGCTTCTTCAAACTGAATGGTGGTTGCTTGAAGTTGAAAAGCTGATTAAAATGTGAATAGCAAATTCTGGTACTTTGTGACTGAGTCTCGAATGCCTGTTTTTGACAAGAATATGCTACAATATTAATGAACAGTGCCAAATAAATGGTGCATATCTATAATGCAGTCTTTTAATATATGCTAATTAGCTCCTCCCATCTCTGTGATGGTTCCACTCTTAGAATCAGTGAAGTTTTTGTGATACTTGAAGTGGAGATTTTGACAACATGTAAACAATGTATACAGCAGGTTTTTATGATTAAGGAATCaaatttattgaattttattaataaaagttGAAATatgtatgaatgaaaaaaaatcaataaaagaatatactttcttcatAGACCATAGTGGCTATGTGAATATTATATTTATTCTAAACAGGGACCGCAGAagaactgtttatttattttgcttcttttttgagacaaagacttttttttagcTAGTATGTTCTTTTCTGGAGCATATTCTCATTTTCACCATTTGCAGTCTTAcatagtttattatttatttaaaccaAAAGGGTCAGCTTCACCTTTGCCAGAACTGTCGAATTCCACAGTGACTAAAAGCTGAATTTTCACTGAGTCTAGAAACGGTGACTTGGACAGTTCTTATAAGGGAGGAGATGGAAAGGTGAGAAGTGTGACTGGCCTAAGCACAGTGTTCACCTCCGAACACAAGACCCAGCTGGAGACAGCTTTATCCCTGCTGCTTTCCTCGAAAACCAGGACCCACCAAAGGCTGTGCTCCGACTCTGGGATCTGCCTTTAACAGAAGTGACTGTAAGACAGTCTGAAGGAAAACCCAGGGCCTGTGTCAGCACTCACCCAAGATTCTAACTGATAGCTGTGAATGGATAAAAGTTACAGAAAAGGAGAATGTAAAAAGAATTTCCTGGAGGCTTAAAAACATTTACTATAAGTAATAACAACGTTTAAGAAAATTAGAGGGTTCggagaaataaaaatcaagagGCCTTGATTACATTGTGATGACTGTCTTTccaagattttcttttattttaaaaaacgcATGATACTATGTCAGTGGGATGAAAAAGATTCTTTtaaacaagaaagagagaaatcaaaCAGCAAGTGCTGGGAAGGTTGTGGAAGGAAGGAACTTCTGTGCTCTGCCAGGGGGAATAAACTAGTGCAGCTGCTATGAAAATCAGGCCAGAGGTCCCGCAAGACACTAACTATGGGATGACCGTGTGATTCAGCTGTTCCACTCCCCGGGGCTGTGCCTTACGGAATCTAAGTCAGCAACACACAGAGATACTGCACGTCCTTGTCCACTTACAGAACTAGTTAGTCACCATAGCCGTGACACAGATCGACCTAGATGCCCACCAAGAGATGAATGAATCATCACAGTCTACAATGAAACTGCGGACAACcattaataaaaatgaacttcTATACAAGATGGTGAAGTAGCAGCCGCCTCTGTGTGAGCTGGTGAAGAAGTGCATCAGAACAAGACAGAAGAAGACCACGTTACAAAGAGAGAAGTAGAGGAAGTGCATCTGAGAGCCATGGGgaggtgggtactgggaatgagcagagaaaataatgcaggacacagagaagcaaGCCATACTGTGTCAGCCAGGTAGTTGTCTGGCAGAGGGAGGGGAGATAGAAGCCACTTCCAAAAGGTGAGCCAAACGAAAGCCGTGTAGTCCTATCTCAATCAGCCGCAGCCCTTGAAAGCCTCAGATCCAGTTGGAGGTTTCGGTGAGAAAATGATTCATCTGCCAGGTGGGTCAGCAGTGGATGGAACAGTGAGGGGGTGTTTTGTGAGATAACTGTATGTTAACAACTGGGCCTGATGGAGGAGCCAAGACTAGGGAACATCCACGAGCAAAGGAATCTCAGTTTGGCCTGCCATACTTTTGGGAGCAGAAGGGCCCAAGTGAGGCGGTCATGGAGAGCAAGAGGGCTGAAAGAGGGGAGAGCCTGGCTAAGTCTAGCTGTGTATAAGGAGAGGGGGTTCTGCCTGCAGTGGCCAGGAACAGATCTCATCAACTGAGAATCTACCTGCAGTTATATAGCTCTGAGCCTGAGGGTCAGTGTGTGGTTAAAATTCTGGAGCAACCTGTCGGTTACTGCTGCAAAGCCTGAGAGCTCTGAGCTGGGGGGCGGGCTACATGACACCCCTAACTGCATCCTTCCTGCAGGGTGATTATTATGCAAGAGGTGCTCTGCCTGTTCTGATCTCAGTGATGTGGCTGTTTCCCACACAGCCGGTACACTTGAGAGAAATCCCTTAGCTGAAGCAGTCACTCCTATGGGTATCATCTGGGGAGTCTTGCCCAACCCACAGGATGAAAAGCCAAGTGTGGCCAGCAGAGGTCTCTGATACACAAAGAAAAACTACTGCCACAAAAAACATCTCTGGTGGACATCAACCTCTCTCGTTCAGTACAGACTAACCAACTATAGGCAAGACAGCCGGTTCAACTAACCCTCTCTCTATACATAGTGGCCTagcacagaccccccccccccaacatacaGTTTAGCCAGAGATGTTAAAGTCCTACACAATGAAGctataaagaactgaaaaataaatttaaggacGCATTAGAAGGAAAGAATTAGTTcagcagaattaatattgttagaAGGCGTTAACAAATTGTCCTATAGATCCAGAGAGGTAATTGCTCTTTttcacctccttctcctctttctttttctcctccttcatcttcctcctctttcttttgaggtctcactgtgcagccttagctgacctggaatttgctatgtagaccaggctggtctcaaactcatagagatccatctggttttgcttcctgagtgctgggattaaacaaaCGATCTAGCACTTCTGGCTGAtacttgtattctttttttttttttcccctgagacagggtttctctgtgtagttttggtgcctgtcctggagcttgctctgtagaccaggctggccttgaattcacagagatttgcctggctctgcctcccgagttctgggattaaaggcgtgcgctgccgccgccgccgccgccgccgccgccgccaccaccaccaccaccaccaccaccaccaccaccaccacccagcctataCTCGGATTCTTAATGGCTCAAATTCTATTATGGCTGATCCCAGGCTGCTTGCTGCCAGGAGCTCAGTAGTCACCACACATAGCTCAGAGCCCTAGAGCCCTGATTGCTGCTCCACTGGGGCCTCCAGTTGCTCTATCTGGCTTTGAGACCTTGGACTAGTCCACGCTGTCAGGAGAAACTTGTTCCAGGCTCCTTGACCAAACAGATAAAGGCACCAGGTGGTAACAGAGATACAAGGCCTGTGAGAGAGGCCATATCCCCAAATACCAGATAAACAGAGGAAACCCACATCTTAACCCTGCTATGAGTTAGCCCCCTCCTGAACATTGCAGACACCTCTGCTGAAAGAAGAAAGGTGAttggaacaaaggaaagaaagaaagaaagaaagaaagaaagaaagaaagaaagaaagaaagaaagaaagaaagaaagaaagaaagaaagaaagaaaagaaagggaggaaggaaggaagaaaactcaAGCAAAGAGCTAATTCTAGATGCACAAACCCCAAcgcagaaataaaaacaacaagcGAAAGAATTTGTCATCCCCAGAACAACACAAATCTCATGGTGACATGCTTTAATGAGAATAACCTAGAAGAGTGCCcagacaaagaattaaaaaacattCCAACccaaagaagattaaaaaaaaaaaacaaggagatgggtgaaatgaagaaaacccaaactgaaatgaTGTTGAAAACGGAAAaacaacaaacgaacaaaaaaaccacagaggAAAGTCTCAGCAACAAAAATGGATCAtgtcaaaaacagagagggatgGATTTAAGACAAAGAAGAGGCACTGGATCACTCAGAAAAAGTTCAATGAGGGAAAACAGATGAGTGGAACATAGGCAACTTCTCAGACATCATGAAAAGGCCTAGCCGCCACATTGTGGGCATAGGAGAAGAATATCACAGTGAAGGCACAGAAAACATCTCCAAtgaagtcatagaagaaaatttcccaagtCCAGACTGAGATGCTTATCCAGGTAGaggcctatagaacaccaaacagacaaaaccagaaaagaaattctccatgGCGTATTATTGTTAAAACATTGAAAGCTGGTTTCTTACAAAGGTATTAGATAACACTGGACTCCTTGACAGAAACCtttaaagccagaagggcctCTAAAAGTGTAAAAAGATCACAAAACACATTCTAATTTATGTAATCACCATGATAGCTCATTACAGTTAGtattcattataattttaaatttattctttgacaacttcatacttgtatataatacatattgaTCATAATCACCCCACTCCTTTCTCTTACTCCTCTACCCCTCCCGCtgagcccttctccttcccaataCTTCTCATcatacttttatttcttcttttcttcctcttcttcttcttttaaatacCCACTGAGTTTGATTAGCATTGCCCAGGCCAACCTTGTATACATGATGGAGTATACAGTTGAAAACACAATCtagtaaaaaaaattatagatgtGAAAATAGACTGTAAGATGTgataaaacatgtatttatttcaaCGTGGTCATGTAAGCATGAAATTCCTTTTACTCGTCATATCATTTATTCTTAGGTGGGCAAGGAACTTTTAACTACTTTGGATGTCTTGTCCTAAGAAGATGAGTTCAACTAGTCACCACaaccttttcttctttgcttctctGCTCTTTGCTCCACAGCAGATGGTCCAATCCTCACAATAATTGATGGCGTATTCGGTGGCGTCGCACTTCATTCTGCAGTGGCGGTACTCCGAGGAGCACTCGTGTCCCTCAAGGAAGCTCCTGGCTTTGAAAAGAGAAGACAAACATGTTTCACTGTATTGCTTATTTGttactacttttaaaaagatttagccgggtggtggtgttgcacatctttaatcccagcactcgggaggcagaggcagacggatctctgtgagtttgaggccagcctgggctatagagtgagttccaggaaaggctacaaagctatgcagagaaactctgtctcaaaccccctcccactggaaaaaaaaaaaagaaagaaaaagaaaaaaaaattcatttctactactttaaaaatttctgcatgtatgtatgtctgtctgccATGTGTGTGAATGTCCATGAACTCCaggagagtgttggatcccctagagctggagttacaggtggttgtgagccacctgacgtgaATGCTTGAGAATTAAACtcggatcctttgcaagagcagtatcttaactgctgagtcgtctctccagcctctctactTGTTATTTTTAGTATTACTTTAAGTTTTGAAATTTTACTTGATatgttttgcctacacatatatttgtgcaccacatgcatgcctggtgcccacggaggccagaagaactgtcagatcccctagaactgcagttacacGTGATTGTGAGCTACATGTGGCTTCTGAGAATATGCAGTCCGGTCCCgcgcaagagcagccagggctcttaaccaccaacatacctctctagccccttctatttgttatttttattgttagaaaTAGCTTATGatttaagaaaagaataaagaacctTCCCAGAATGTAAGAAAAACAGCATTAAAATGAATGCAAAAGAAGACAAGAAGGTGATAAGTACAGGTAGATGATAATTTCTTCTGGAAAGAACGGGCAAATGAAGCAGCCACTGAGAAGGGGCAGAGAACTACTTATTATACATTTCTGCCTatggtgcaaaaaaaaaaaaaaaggaggttaaTTCCTGAAGCAAAATTATTTCAAATGTGCTCATAGTAGCTACATCATGGGATCAGTCTATGTGCTCAtccacagatgaatggataaagaaatggatCGAGCTATAAAGAAGGATGAAACATGTCATCTGCAGGAAAATAGATGGGACTAAAGATCATCACAGTAAGCAAAACCATCTGGACCAGAAAGAAAGCATAGAATGTttcctcttttttcctcctttggattttgaaacagaatcttacTATGTACCCTTGAACGGCCTGGTACTTATCACGTAGCCCAAGCTATCTTTGGACTCACGCCAATccccctggctcagcctcccaagtgctgagatttcaggtatATGTCATCATGTTTTCTGT is a window from the Peromyscus eremicus chromosome 9, PerEre_H2_v1, whole genome shotgun sequence genome containing:
- the LOC131919945 gene encoding beta-defensin 43-like, which produces MRILLSVLGVLTLLSIAPLARSFLEGHECSSEYRHCRMKCDATEYAINYCEDWTICCGAKSREAKKKRLW
- the LOC131919944 gene encoding dehydrodolichyl diphosphate synthase complex subunit Nus1-like isoform X1; the encoded protein is MAGLQALVQRVLRALVWRALQALLWPHHELISALCARPGTWSWIPWLPKPLTNCGHSRRSSHRHSHSYSPGDPALAVMHPGLRWRADCGTLHKLPVHLGLLITELEHSFSDVASIVVWCVAVGISYVSVYDHQGIFKRNNSRLMEEILKRQQELWGLDYSRYSAELAESSGKDGLVLICRSAVQVLSPEDGKADVVRAAQDFCQLVARQQRRATDLNVDVFDRLLRSHGFPDPDLVLKFGSVDSTLGFLPWQIRLAEIVSLPSHLNLPYEDFFSALCQYATSEPRLGK
- the LOC131919944 gene encoding dehydrodolichyl diphosphate synthase complex subunit Nus1-like isoform X2: MAGLQALVQRVLRALVWRALQALLWPHHELISALCARPGTWSWIPWLPKPLTNCGHSRRSSHRHSHSYSPGDPALAVMHPGLRWRADCGTLHKLPVHLGLLITELEHSFSDVASIVVWCVAVGISYVSVYDHQGSSQAVHHPNPLELPTHRWHRGLCKEVRGFEPILKLDCGLLLQTEWWLLEVEKLIKM